CATATGTCTGTGGTAAGGTAGAGTTTCAGCAATTGTTGTCAACTTCTCCTTTATTGTTTATgcaagaagttgacatccataacattctGTCTCATATTAGAATactgacttctaaatgcctctcaagaacttgAAAGTAAGTCTGTAGTCGGGCCTTATCACAAGACTTTCTTGTACACTAAGCCTTCAGAACAAACCATGAAGATGGAGGTCACACAACATATATCTAAGACATAAAACTTAAATGTATGAAAAGCGTGCCGCACACTGCCAAGATATGTCTTAGACATCATAACTGTTTGCTGATGGCTACAGGCTCGTTTCATTCGTGTAATGTCGCAttgagcaatactccagctatatgacggtggtctgtaagtaatcaagtcaggaccagacaatccagtgatcaacagcatgagcattgatttatgCAGTTATGTGTCGACCAGGTAggcgaacctgaccatctgatcccattgGTTGCCTCTAACAATGTTTTTAGAGACTGATTCTGAACCGAATCTTGAGAGGTAAACTATACTTGGGGGCTTATTTGTATGATAATTCTTCTCTGTACCTGTGGGTTGTTGAGGAAGGTGTCCCTGTTGTTGAGGCAGCCCCCTGCCCTGTTGGGCTTTTTCCAAGCCCCGTGATGCAGACCTTCATTCCACGTCTTGGTCAAGGTGAACAAGGACGTGTTCACGTTACGGCAAATTCCAACTTGTTTGAAGTACTTGCAGAAGTCCTCAAAAGTCATCCTACAAGTAGACAGAGTAGTGAAAACACTTCTCAAGAAGACAAAACATCTatagacttgaatatttacaagataacaatacatatttaagcTGCTGTTGGTTTTAGATCCAGACTAAGATTAACGTGAGTAAACCACTTGTAAATAAGCCGAAAAGAGCTATCGGCAATCATATTTTTTGTCCTCCCCAGTATACTAGTGAGTCAGGTGACCCATTACTGCATCTCAGGATGTGATCTGAACATTCTAAACTAGAAATCTAAAGAATACCATAATTACTAATTCAAAGGCCCTTATGGTAAACATGAAGGTCCTGTGAACTCCTGTTTAATTCGTGTTTCAAAAAACCCTTAATAACAATGCAGAAGAAAGAGACTAATACTTGACATTCAATGTTATGTATTCTAAATAAATCTAAATCATTTACGTCTGTTTACATAGGTTACTGAAAACTCTGAAGGTTTTTCTCACCAGaattcaccatcatcatcgacaGTTAAACCAATCTTCTTCTGATCATTCTTGTCTATTTTATCCCACTCTGGTGATCTTGAAAATATAAATTTACATGtgaaatatcacaaaacaaaatcaatgaaCCGTATACAATCCTCATAAGGAACATATACATGTTTGGAGTACAAAAATGTGCTACAAAGATGACGTGCTACTATTCTGGTCTGAGTTCACAACAGGAACAGTAGgaaatgtgagtgagtaaggttttgtGCCacgttagcaatattccagcaatatcagggtggggaacaccagaaatgggcttcacactgcaCCAATGTGGGGTATGAACCCAAGACTTCAGTGtcacaagtgaatgctttaaccactaggctaccaaacTGTCCCAGGTAAAAAAGGCCAAGTACATAAATAACATAAGCACCACAACCATAACAACAACTTTAAATGATAAAAGTTCGGTACATGATAAAGAGTTCAGCTTTCACAATGTAATACTGAAATTGACTGTTGGCAGATTCTGGCAGCCACCACCTGCCACATGTTGAATGGGATGCCAAAGACTTCTCAGTTACAACTGACCCGCAAATTTCggaatatttcatcaatatgttGTAGTTTCTGACTGAATATAGTTGCATGTCTCCATCaccaatgtttcagcaatgtcacatgAAGGGCACTATAACTATGAGCAAACACTTAAGCCACTAGACTACCTATCAAGGTCCATGAAGAGTCTTGTACTTGTTCACTCTGCTAGCAAATTCCAAGTCTTGTTCACTCATGCCTATTTTGAGTTATTTAATCTTTCTGCGCTTTCATTAGAGCCAAATCGGTTATTTTCAAACAACTGCTCCAAATAGACTGAGAGGGCTTAATTTCAATATTGTTAATTCAGGGCAGACATACCCATCACTGAATGCTCCTTTCCATTCACATTGACCCCAAGGGTTACGAAGTCGAACCATTGCCAGTTTGGGACGATTGAAAATGCTGAACAGTCCTGACGATCCTTCCAGGTGGACATTCTTCACACAGGTCACACCATATGCATGACCTTTGACCAGACCCATGTCTGTACTGGCTTCCATCTCTTGGGCAGATTCAGCCTGAAATGAGGCAGGTCTATAATGTGTGTGTAAAGGCAGGCTACCAACCTATGCCTATAAAATTAACTCCCTTTGAAAAGTTTACAATTTCACTGTGAAGTTGCTCTTTTCAGGTGTCTGAATCCAATAGGACAGCTTACCTCATCCAAGTGCTTTCTTATATAAAGTACCTTATAATTCATTTTTAGAGCACCAAGTATCCCTGTGTCTAATACTGCTCATTATTATTACACCGGATAACCCAAACTGCCTGTGAAGTCCTAGGTTTATAGGGCATGACATCCCACCCGATACCCATTTTCCAGCAATCTTCAGCGAAgatttgacagtgagtgagtgagtttagtttgacgccacactcggcaatacgCCAGccatatgtgtcaaccaagtcagcaagcctggccacccgaccccattagtcacctcttacgacaagcacagtcaccttttacggcttgggttgctgaaggcctgttctaccccaggaccttcatgggtccagtGTATATGGACAAGTTATATACAGGTACAAACTTTAACCACCACTAGGGTACCCTACTGATTGGGAAACAGGTCAAGCATGACAGAATCTACGTACTGGAATTGATGCCGACATCAGAGACCTCCTGTCCATTTCCTTCTGCATTCGGGCAAAGAACTCCGCTCGTTTCTCTGGCTCAGTTGCCACACCCATCTTATCCATCTCATACGTGTCGGACACGCCACCAGTGAAATCCTCTAGAGCCTCATTCAAGTCCCCACCATCCAGAGACTCGTAGCATCCAAAGAATCTGAAGATACGGTTTAGATGGAATACAGTCTGCTGCTTATTAGTTTTAGAGAACACTTtgtaagctgtctaaactggcagtcactgggactgaagaaatgatCTGGtatagacaatgtgctggattgtagagctgacgatgaatgtacatgtcatggacaggactgagattttatgccagtgttgccaacttgccggattggagagATGACGGTTTATATACTGCTTCCATTGTACATGATATCATAGTTTCTATCAACAGGTGCATTCATTTTAGAGAACAGTTTGTAAGAATATGATATCATGGTTCATACCAATAGGGGCATCTGGTCCAACTGATTATTCTCTGACACATTGAGACACTAACATGGGATGGATCCTCATGCCAATGACAGCTCCATGTGGAGTCTGAGTCTAATAtatctatttcacacaatgtCAACACTGTACATGATATCATGGATTATACAGCGAGCAAGAACAAATTCGAAGTCTACAAAAGACTGTAAGTCAATATACAATACTGATGATACATAAATCAATTATGATAACATGGCATATTAACAAGGAATTAGGACAGATTTTGTCAACCATGTCATTCCATTGCTGTCTTAAATATTCAATGTGTTCACGGATATTGGACGAACTATTAATTGATAAGGTAATGAGCAGGGTGTATCTATCAGGAAAGAATATTTCGATATGAGAGATAGTTACTCGTTCATCACATCCCTGAACTAGGGGATTATTGGGCTGACCTTGATCTACAACTGAAAGTGGATGTCTAAATGTTCGCATACAAATTTCGAAGGTTTCTTCATGATATGCCACAGTTCAAACTACTAGCTGACAACATCAACTCACTTGGCATATGCCTTCTCCAACAGAGCGCTCCAGAATTCGTTCTTGCTCTGTGAGTGGATGAAGACCAGCTCTCCATTGATGACAGGTAGATGGTCATCAATGACCACTTCGGTCCACTCCCCGTAGCGCCAGAACATGAAGCGGAAGATTCCTTGGTAGTTTTCCGGTTTCTGATCATCCCACTCCTGGCCCGCGGCATCCGGGATCACCTGCAGCAACAGAATGATTGTTACAAGGGATGCAATGATTCAACCATCGATTTTCAACACTGGACCCTCAATTCGATCATTTTCTATTCAATTCTTCATAGATGTAAAAACAATAGATTCAATTTAACTCTCAGACTCCGCTTTTTCCGTGTGAAATCCATTGTCAATGTGGTGATGTCTGCTAACAAATAGTTTCACGATAACTTGTCTGACATTAACCAATCACATTTTACTTTATTTCAGcactcaaaatttaaacaggTACTCAAATATTTCAATCAAATTAGTGAAAATGGTTATTCAAACCAAGGTGTCTGATGAATCAAACTGAATCACTGCAGCTCTGTTactcagggattgggaaaggcaggtcCCATGGGCCATTTTACACATTAGTTGAAAAGTTGGTACATAAAAATTTTTAAGTTTACCATTGGTACAAGGGCAaaggcccattctaaattcagaaaatggctaataatcctgaaaatagcccattgtcaaagttctcctTCCTGATCCCTGAGTAACATCTGGCTACTGATCTAGATCATCGAGACTGATAAGTGCTAAAGAAATCTTGATCAATTATCGATAAGAATGGCCAGCAACTGCAAGCACATATGCAAAAAACTCCTAATTTATTCAATTATTTCATCTCACTGGTGAGTACTGACATGGATTACTTTTTGATGTAAATATCTGAAAAAGCAAAGTTGTTCTTAGACGTGAACAAGTCACAGTAATACATCTTATTAAGTAATACAAAACTTAACTCCATGTAAATAGTTTACAGTCGTGCCCCATTTATCTGAACCTCAGATATCTGGAAAATTCGCCTTCCAAatgaaaattccttaaaatgaattcacaatgttgtaaaattactcacttATCCTGAACTGAacggtcattttcacatacaaaacaccaaTTTATGTACATTGTTTGTCTTGTATATCCAGATGGCTGAGCACTGAATGTTTACACACGCGATAACAGAGGGGATCGCGTGCCGTAACACGAGAGAAGTCGGCAGTCTTTGAAGTGTGAGAAGATTAATTACAtctgagtagcaaggtgacactgagttaattttgaggcatGTCAATTTGTAGGTTACTGAAATTACTCTGTGACGAAGTGACTGGCAAATCTTTGAATGACACTGACATCCTCCAGCAGTGTGTTCAGACAGCGAGGCTGATGATGACGACAAAGTTGAGCAGGTTCCACCTCCCCCACCCATGTCTCACAAGGAAGCTCGTGTTTGAGACATTGTAATGTGTATGCagtgatatttatttatgtgtaatcaataaagattatgtctgatgcctactatgtttctttgtacgtttctttgCACATATGGCCCGTGattcagatatccgaaaattCGCTTATCTGGATGATTTCCATAAAAACACAAGCGTTCGGATAAATGGGGCACGACTGTATTCACAGCGTTATTGGTATGGAATCTAATCTGGTGTTATGGCTTTTGCACCTCCCACAAAGGGTGTATATTGTATGCTGGTATAAGACAGGCAGTTAAGCACATTTTGTATTACAATGTCAATAACCAGCGGAATGCTACAGAAATCTATCGTAACCTGCCTTGGACATGCTGCCCAGATCTAAAGACATTGGTCAATATTCTCAGCTTCAGTGATACAAATTGCTGCTGTGATTCAGTGTTTCCTGACAATCACAAACATCACAATACTCTAATAACTAAACAAAATGCACAGAAATTTACTAATAATATATCATACATCTAAGAGGAATActaacatatacatatgttGCAGTGTTCATAAAGCTCTGGTACATACCTTGTTCCAGATTTCAGAATACTGTGCCAAACAGGAGCTGGCTGCCACAAACCAGCAGTTGCCAAGGCGACCCTGGGAGACATCATTAGAACTAGCACCCTCAACAAATAGCTTCGGGTTGTCCACAATTTGCTGCAACAAGGAAGAAAATGTATTAAATAACACCAATTTGGTGTGTCTTGAAATGGGCATTTAGCCATTATTCCATCTGTTCCAAATGGATGCTcaaatggaatatcaaaactataaATGTAGTTTCTGTAAAAATAACATGAAGTAAAGCCAAATTACATGGCTAACTCAATTTTAGTCAAAGACTTCAAATAGTGTCTAACTGTCTTGATTGAGGAAGTgaggttttacatcactttttgcaatatgttagcagtatcatggctggtgacaccagagatgggcttcacgcattgtgcccatgtggggaatcaaatccttgacttcggtgtgacaagcgaaagccttaaccactagggtaccccaACATTCCATGCCCAGACTGAAATGACACACTATctctatttatgtttgtttgttgcattaAGCCACACTTAGCATTATTCTGCTAGATAACAGTGACTTGTGAATTCTATCACTGATTAGACTATAGCCACATTCATggggcttgtcgtaagaggcaactaacatggtcgggtggtcatgcttgctaACTTGGTCAACAGGTCATTGGTTCCGacttgcgcagatctatgctcaagACTAGCTTATCTACAaactgctgccacatagctggaatattgctgagtgcagcataaaactcactcactcattcagggGAATTCATTTTATCATCCAAGAACTGATAACAACATTTCATCAGCACAGCTGgagaatgagcgagtgagtttagttttatgctgcactcagcagtattacagctatatggcggtggtctgtaagtaattgagtctggaccagacaatccagtgatcaacaatataagCATCGGTCtgtgcaagtgggaaccgatgacatgtgccaaccaagtcagcaagtctgaccacccgatcctgttagtctcctcttacgacaagcatagttgccttttatggcaagcatgggttgctgaaggcttaatctaccctgggaccttcacgggtgctgGGGAATGAGGGGAGATAACAGATATGATCTCAGTGGCAGTTTATTTTATGCttaatcagtgtatgaaactcctaaaagaAGCCTGGATGCTCACAGGGCTGATAACCAAACACTGTTGCCGGTcctgttaacatgtaaacaGCCCTGAATTAAAAATAAGAAATTGAGATCtggtgttaaaagaaagtaactaatgaattacttgtagtgagtTTAACTTAAACATGTGCCAcagcaaatttaataaaatcataacttggtggtcactcttgattgtttagtgtcactgccatctgaaTGAGAAAGCAGAAAAGAACGGCAttattctctagaccagtcacattttagtgttagataaatgtgTTTAGAGTTTGATTGGTCATGAGCTATACAGGCATCATCTAGCTACCACGGTTGTAAATTAGTTTGAAATATGTCCCAAATCccatagtcaatgacatggtcaaatatataccgTTGGAAAATGTATTAGCACACAGGGCTGACTATAAAATAAAGCCGTAAGCCTGCCATGAAACCAGCACGCAGTGGGCCACCGGGCAGaggctatttcatacactggtttaATGCCTCACCCAGATAATCATGgcagcattctgtaaataaatcaggtctggaccagacaatccagtgatcaagagcaacAGCATTAATCTATGAAACTGGGACATGATCACATGCACAATTAGTCACAGGCTAAAACTAAAATGTCATGTAATCAACCTTAGAATTGTAATATCCTACATTTAAGAACAAAGACTTTGCAGCTGATAATATCATCCAAGGACATGTACTGTGCTCATATCAAACACAAAGACCACACACTGTAGTTCACTAAAACTAGTTTGCTATGCAGTTATAGCTCACATTTTAGTATTCAGAAGAAATCACTTCATCTGTTCATTACAATACAACTGATTTcattataaacaaataaataaaaagcaCTTTCCGCTTTTACAATGTCTGTCATGTTTTCTATTCTTCATCTTCAGCAATATCTTTAGGAAAGACTTTTGTGCTGAAATTTCTTGTGAGATGACAGCTGCAACTTCAGTAAACAGGGAGGCATAATGGATAATAATTATGCAGATTATGGAAAGATGTTTGTGCTTcaatacaatatattttacagtgtCCAGTGATCTTGTTTTAAATGCTGTTATCAAATAAGATTCTACTTCATATTATTATCCTTGCCTCTTCTGGGAATAAAAGACACAAGGCTCTAAACTGAATCATAAAGAAATAattctgtaaatatttacaatttgatatttttgtgagaAACACTTAAAGATGCCGGGGATCATTTACACAAAGTTTCAGCACCACAGGTAACCATAAGTTTTCAGTGGTGACACCATGACATAAACACAGTTGACTAAATTGCCTtggaaacacaaaacacaatgaaactatagaaACCTGTCAAGGTTACATGCAATGTTTAGGTTTATCCATGTCTATAATcccgagacccgtgaaggtctacccggggtagaataggccttcagcaacccatgcttgccataaaaggaggcgattaacgggatctggtggtcaggctcgctgacttggttgacacatgtcatcagttccccattgtgaagatcgatgctcatgctgttgatcaccagactgtctggttcagactcgattattttcagaccgtcgcgatatagctgaaatattgctaagtgcagcttaaaactaaactcactcactcactctataatcCTGAATTGGACGTAATCAAACTGCAGCTGTAACATCACCTTTTGACAACTTATGTGGAAAATTGCTCTGTCAACTTGAATCATTTCTCAAGTACAGTACAAAACAATGTTGTAccaatatttcatcattttcactCGGAAAAACTTGTGGCCAAATCTGGGCAAACTTTCAATACCGATGGATCACAATACATATTTCTCATGCCATCTCTCAGTACTTCTATGACGCACAAGACAATGATGGCATCCTCTTGAACACTTCTGCACTCATTCCTCCTTTCAAAATGATGCAACGAAAACAATGAAAGAATGTAGGAAGAATTTGTCTTGGATAAATGTAAGCTGAGGTGAGCCTTTCAACAGGTTTCAGTCAGCAGTACCACTTGTGTCTGTGAATCCAGTCTGGTTTCTAATTGATCTGGCAGCCTACAGAATTCACAAGCCATGACTAATACCTGCTCTGAAGAAGAAATACCTGGACAGGTTCCCCTCACTTACATCTGTGAATGAAACCATTATGACTGATTACAGGGGGCCTGAAGAACTTGAGGGAAGGAGTACAATGTGGTAAGTCAACCTCCAGTGAAGCTTAATTGGGAATGAGTGCATGGGATCAAATGTTTGAAGAACCACAATACAAgtcaatattttttcagtattttgtcCTGTTTTAGAGTGTTATccttatttattttcatttacttGAACAGCTATACAAACAAACTCGACAAGATCTTTCAACATGTCTAAAAACTTCCTTACATTTGAAGAGTACAGTTTGTCAGTTGCTTCCTGCTCCAGCATGAATCTCATTATAATGAATATTTAAGATTCCAAATTTCAAAACACCAAATATTCACTGTGAGTTTATTAGTAGGTAAAATTGCATGCATTAATATATCTTGTGAAGAAAATTGGCCGAAAAATTTAAATGCAATGTGTTATGAAGTGTCAATAATAAAATGTAGAGTGGTACAAAAAGAGACAATGACATATGTTGGAAAGACTGTGAAGATAAAAGATGAGGCTAGACAATGTCTGTTGCAGCTACTCTTCACAGAATGTGGACTTATCTGCTCAAAAGCAAAATAAATTTTGGATTTATGCTTTTCTATTGTCCTTACCGTAAAACACATATTACATTTAAAACTGACAACAGTGAAATAATGGTAATTTGATTCCCATACCATTTCCACATGCATACAAATTGTCAAATGGTATACTTTTTCAGATGATGAAAAATGCAAGCATAAATTTTATATTGCTTGATCCTGAAAACATTATTAATCTTTATCAATTAAAGAAAAAAGTATTAGTGAGATACTGCATTttggacacacacacaatcacaagtCTGAACACTTCTGTACTCCTTCAGATTCCAACTGGTTAGCCCcaagttacctcccctgctgaCTGCTAGGCTACAGTATTGATTGTTAACTCGTCATTGaagaatacacacacacctggtCTGACAAGTATGCCTGAACAGATCAGACAAGGTCACATCGACATCAATTATTGACTACCATTCATCAGCTCCTTTTCATTCCACTGAAGTGGAACATGAATTTCTCCGGTTTACCTGGATGAAAAGGACTGATACTGCTCCCAAACATCATTGCAGTTTGTTGTAACAAGTATGCacattaaacatgaaacaaaatgttttagaagaCAAGGTTTTGCcatgttttctgaaaaacagttttcaaacCCTGAATATGAACAAAACAACTGTTGTATACAAATTCAATCAATATGGAATTATAGAAAAAAACTTGTGCTTcggtacatgtacatataaacaaacaacaaaagaaacacaattttcgaaaaaaaaaaaaataaataaataaatgaaagttcatagaagtatatatttgtatctGGAGTGACCCACAATTAATTTGTTGTACGAAATTCTTCACAAGATATACAGTTCCTATGATGGATGTAATCTCAAAATTCCAATAAACACTCTGGAAATTAGAATTTGGGGTCCCTTGGACCTTGCTTCTGCAGAGTATGTAAAACCATAGTAACCAGTTCAAATGAATGACTGACGTGtctgtgggtgggtgggtaatAAGTACCAAGCACAGACACTTCCTAATCCTGACCACAGACATTACCTCACCCAACAAGCTTGACAAGGATGGCAATCACACCCTGTATCAGGTTCATGTCTACTTTGAAACACGATGGATTTGTTTACAAGAATAACTGTAGTGTCTAAGACCATCAGGGATCCAAGTCCACATGACACGACTATCTGCCCACGCTGAAATACACCCTATACTGTAGCAGCTCATTTTGACATGTCCATGGGAAATATGTCATAGAGGGAGAAGTAGATTCAAAATGCCATGATCTAATCGAATAATGTATTATCATCACAAATACAGGCACTGTTAATTCCTGTATACCACATACTTTGTTTCCATAATTATCAAGGAATCAGGATTTAAAAATTAGAACTCTAGGATCTGTCATGTCCAGCAAGGTATTGTAATACGCAGATGATCGTGATACTTTCACATGTACTTAACACAGTCATACAGCTATCACCACCTTGTGGAATACTGACCAAATTTAATAAGAGTGAAATAGTCTAGGTTTAAACCACACAGCAATAttgattccagctatatggtagaggtctgtaaataatcagatctggaccagacaatccattgatcaacagtcGCATCATTGATTGATTGTGTAAGAAAATCTGTTGCTTAACTTACAGCCTGCTCTACATGTTGCCCTTTCACCACCCACTAGAGAGGACAAAACAGTAACTTTGTTGTAAACCTATTCATTAATAAtggtttcaatatttttcataaatgataCTATTAATGGCCATGACACTATATCCTAGGGATGGAGCAACTGATCAGACAACATATCAGTACTGAcagtgtggtggggtagcctagagatTCATGAGTTTGCTCCTCACACCAAAGGCCcggttttgattccccacatgcgtataatgtgtgaagcccatttctagttaCAAATAAGTGTTTTAGGAAATTGAAGTATCTATTTCTAGACATTCTCTGAGGCAAATATTCAGACCCGAATCTGAAGCAAATGTCATTGATATTACTAAATATGAATTAAAAGCATCCGAATTTATGTAATTGACAACATGTATAGGAAACGGCTAATTTCATGGCTTACAATAAGCTGTTTTTAATTGATAAGACATTTACAATTGAAGAGACAATGCTTCGTTAGATTTGATGGCAATGAAAGAAatctcaaaacatttttaaaaaatgtttgaatttaagaaaatattcttaaaaatcCAATTTTGAACAAAAGAACAATTTCGCCCAATTTGCcccaaaatgacatatttcagaCTAAAGGTTAAATACTGTACACAAAAGTTAATTTGCAACCTGACTTCCACCAGCATGGCTAAACCCATATTATAAAGGTTTTGtctgtttgac
This genomic stretch from Haliotis asinina isolate JCU_RB_2024 chromosome 4, JCU_Hal_asi_v2, whole genome shotgun sequence harbors:
- the LOC137281638 gene encoding calpain-5-like — its product is MGLFDTVKKFKGQDYDALKKECKEKGTLFIDPEFPPDDRSLFYTKGKLAGVAWMRPKQIVDNPKLFVEGASSNDVSQGRLGNCWFVAASSCLAQYSEIWNKVIPDAAGQEWDDQKPENYQGIFRFMFWRYGEWTEVVIDDHLPVINGELVFIHSQSKNEFWSALLEKAYAKFFGCYESLDGGDLNEALEDFTGGVSDTYEMDKMGVATEPEKRAEFFARMQKEMDRRSLMSASIPAESAQEMEASTDMGLVKGHAYGVTCVKNVHLEGSSGLFSIFNRPKLAMVRLRNPWGQCEWKGAFSDGSPEWDKIDKNDQKKIGLTVDDDGEFWMTFEDFCKYFKQVGICRNVNTSLFTLTKTWNEGLHHGAWKKPNRAGGCLNNRDTFLNNPQYAFDITGEEEEFMVHLSQKSTRTKEGSTNETMGFTIFKVEINRRYRIHDLSHHEKLVSSVFRNSRSIFLRPTATRGRYVIVPSTFDKDIESEFLIRIYTDSANNFKYLDQDQPQKSWWNCFSSEPVMVTHIKIIGAHGLEKQDASGGADPYAIIKCEGESVRTTSCKNTTDPNWNQSALFYRKKPLGAPIKIQIWNNNLLRDEYMGKHVFMSADECSHSIQEVGLIGRKKEQGAPRPGKVRVEITQSKTLTSI